The genomic stretch tagggctaggaagaccattaccaaggtcacaaggggagtcacccctatagttgaccttgatgagacccaaatgaccaaggctttaaagcctaagagggtgattaggagggttgctagggaagttatctctagtgaatatttagtgaacccaatgagctctaataggtattgggttcctaggagcatcttctctaccccatagatgggttagagagtgtcaactccgattagaagggtagttaacccaactttgaggaaattgacactcaaggagcattttcaaggttttgagaacttttgaaaatgaaatggaattatcatttactcctttgaagagttaaatgtgcctaaagattggaaatttcatttttaatctcaattggcacaatttgggaaaatctagagaactctcgaggaaaaatgaaacatgccaagttttgaggataaatttgatctttaagtggcatgaattaatctagagttcaagaagtgtcaaaattaggattttggcattttggggtaatctaggattaaatttgaagttagccaagtggttaaggatacttagataggtaatctaggtatatttatttatgctaaatcttgtcatgattgtttgccctcacatgtcatgacatcatgtttagtttcattatcatttgaaatgtcatgataatacttaggctagtttttatgtcatgtttatttaagtttcaaactttatgtcatgacatcatgacattggcacatgctttcatttatgataccattttatgccatgtcatcatctcttgcattaataatcaattgaattgatttaaggatgaaaaacacattttgatattgagatcaaatttgtgtttagaaaatgcatgagaccttagtctaagatacctaaacccatatctcacatcaaaattgccatggatgtgtttgatacactttagatgtgtgtgagatattaggatcatgaattaggatcaaggtgcatagttcttgtacctagatgagcctaattcaagacatggaggatcatagggaaagcttgtgtacaagtcatgtacatttagccctaagattatggtcctaaattaaaaggtttaaaatcattttgaaattgatttggaaaaccttgatgaagccatcttagtgattgcattcatcattgaacattgtgatacaaagttgagttaaacttgaactattttaaagtttttgaactttgtatcaagattgaaaaatggaagttattttcatagaaaactatttttccatgatagtatatgttatgatgaatgtatcctcaaaatttcacaatttttcgaattttctggaattttctaggagtttctgaattttgggAAGGATATTTCAGAAATCTcctgtcagagtctggatcggtctgatccagggaagtcctgatcggtctgcggaccgatccagtgaagcatggattggtctgcagaccgatccagtaagatccagagagcttggtgcgatctggtgaaggcctgatcggtctggtgaccgatcagtgacgatccagtgcgatcaatgaagcatggatcggtctggggaccgatccagggggctttTGATCGGTCtaaggaccgatcagtgcgtgccagtttctgattttcagcaggtgtctgaaatttcagtttttgggagttgagtttcgggtttctaaaggtttgaaactctccaagatattgttggtgcaatggtcaagggggagttgacctttagggggagtttttacctaattgtcaaggggagttgactcttagggggagtttttactccttaagacttttgaggattagtgacataggattgtcactaagttgattgttgagtttagtatcaagggggaaattaagagtttcaatgaaaggtatgagactttcattaggaggaaactcttgaccttgattctctctttttgatgtgtgtcaaaaagggggagagtgttggagaatgggagaatgttctagataatgttcaaggaagaacattgaagaacattgggaaacctaagttaggttatcggattaacctaacttgattatggttttgtcaaacatcaaaaagggggagattgttggtgcaaccttaggtcaaggttgacctgactcgagttgacctgactcgagttgtattttgatgtttgacttaggaagattgttggtgcaaccttgggtcaaggttgatctagttgagttgtattttgatgtttgacactcgtggaagagttgtattcttgatatgggacaagaatagatgtttgggagattattggtgcaaccgtaggtcaaggttgacctggttgacctgattcaggaaagagtccaagtatggagacttgacaacggaaaagtccaagcagggaacttggcactggaaaagtccaagcagggagcttggcacgcgaaaagtccaagtgtggagacttgacacgggaaaagtccaagtatggagacttggcactggaaaagtccaagtatggagacttggcacggagaagtcaagcagaagcttgcacgaggaaagtcctaagcgggatgttaggcggtggaaagtcacgtgagtgaagccggcggtgggaaagtcctaagcgagatgttaggcggtgtggaaagtcccgtgagagaagccggcaggaaaatccaggatggatcgggatgatcggacatccggtgttgagaaagtccaagtaggtcaaaggattgaccggacactggggGAATTCTAgcgagtcaagggtgaccggatgctagaatgaagtaccaacaggtcgaggttgaccgaatgttggtttggaaggcttgggacttggtgtggccaaaaaccaagtcactagttatctgatcggtccggtgaccgatcagtaaccgatcggTGTGctgatcggtatctgatcggtctgcggaccgatcggtagccgcgagaaagacgcctgatcggtctgtggaccgatcaggagcttctgatcggtcgtggcgaccgatcggagacgatgtcgcggaaggaagagcttcaaagccaagagttgggatcggtgcgtggaccgatcctgATCGTCACGACCGATCGAGTGCGCGAATGTTTACGTaccgatcgatgcggggaccgatcggcgaactgatcggtccacaggacCGATCGAGGTGTAgccgcaacggctagtttcttctgtttcttcttcgcggtataaagggcgAGGGCATCTTCGtacgcttcttcctcttctcttactGAGCTGCATtacggtgcttgagctttgttgagctcttcttcgcaagcttcacgtgagcttcttccttcggctgggactccgactgagctactgctgtggttggcgtctgagaagctgttgcttcttcaacagtcgacaagaaggcaagggttgtttacatttgctgtgtatttacttcttgcttctcttgtatttgtactccttatcttgctgttgcaagaagtagttgtggcgaggtttctccacccataaggaactcatatttagccggttctccggggactcatccaccgacggattggtaggcttcgtccaccttacggacacgccgaggagtaggagttcatctccgaacctcgttacatcggtttgtttttcttctccttagtttcttccttgtatttccgctgcgactaaccctaactgtaggaagaacgcgagaatttggggcggctattcacacccccccctctctagccgagtacgaacgatcccaacacaAACGACTCGTGATAAGGACAGCGACAAATCCGTTGATGACTGAGGTTTTGCCAAAAAAAACCCAAGAGGATGAATAGATTCACCataatgatctatctagtccgcagcaaacggtTCGCGGTAAGGACAACACCAAATCCGTTGATGGCtagggctttgccaaaaagcctaAGAGGGTTCATAGATCCACCATAAGGATCTATCTAGTTTGCAGCAAACGGCTCGTGGTAAGGACACAataaatccgttgatagctgaccacttgctaaaagtgggGCGACGATCTATAGCGAGATGACAATCATAGATTCAGTCCATGCTTTTGATGCTCTGCTTACTGTTTGTGCTTTTGATGCTCCATTTGCTATCAGTGCTCTTCATGGTTGAGTAATGCATGTAATGGTGTTTGTGTGATGTTGTGTGTGTGATTAGAGATTGATTTGACTTTGTTTTTGCTTGTGGATTGTCCCACGTGAAGCTTGATGGTGAGAGGGAAGTTGAGTGCATGATGATGTAAGTGAATATAGTGATGAAAAAAAAAGTTGACCTCAATCATAGAGGATAAACTCCTAACTATCATGTATGATCTGACATTTGGTTTGAGAGTTTTTATctctcaaatcaattttatataaatgtaTCTATTTCCGTGAAAGTGCAAGTGGCTGCTTGCCTAGTGGTTAATATCTCAGATTTTTCATCCCACGGGAGAAAAATATCGTATAGTACTAGCTAATATTCAAATCATGGATGCTTGGGTAGTTTACTGTGATAATTTAGGTGTCTAGGCATTGAGCTAAACTAATTCTAGAGAAGAACAACTTTCTCTTATTCGTCCATTGAGTGAATCCGGTAGCACAAATGGGTTCATGCTTAGCATCCAATGTTTCATATTTTCCATTTTACTAGAGGAAAATGTCTTGCAATGCAATGTAACTGAGATTCAAACGGTGGATGCTCGAAAGTTTACTAAATGCTTTTACCGCACTAGAATAATACAACTGACATAATCTAAACTATGTGgcaaaaaggtgattcgctcgccccagTACCCCTACTAACCTGTTCCTAGGTCaatacggagaaggtaaatcaaaGATGATTATTAGCCATTAGTGCAAGCGGCCAAGACATGAAAAAAGGCATGCTTGGACGTGCCGAATATCGACCATAAAATCTCATATGAAAATAtttcatgtcttaaccatcgtacCGCACCCTCTCAGGGactaaataataataagaatAGCCGAAAACTAtgattatgaaaattacatgaTCGATATTGGTGGCAGAACTCATAATAAAATAACAGTAATTAAAAGTTGTAAGAGGAATTGATTCTTAATTAATTATCTTGTGAAATTTTCCATAAACAAGGCTACAACTCATTTAATAATCACCAATACTGTTACGGGTGATTGATATTATTTGACCAAAAacataattaatattaattatatgaCCGAAACGTGAATTGATGACTAAGAGAAACTTAATGACCAAAAATTGCAGCTACGAAGAGAATGAAGCAACATTTAGAAGCATTAACCCACTCCGAGGATGTATCAACAAATCTATAACTAACATATAAAGTACCATCAATGAGACGTCAACTTAATTGATCGATATCTTATACCATTGATCTTACAATTTGTACCATAGTGGAATTAAGTAAAGATTAGCAGCAAGTAAATCTATGATTATTAGAGAATAATCACCTGCCAAATTTGATTAAACCAAAAAAAACCTTTCTAGTTTTTCAtgcttcaaatttaaaactcatgtgtatatatatacaaCATACGACTTGCCTCCCACTTCTCAATGCACTCAATAGTTTTAGTATTCGAAACATCGGGTGTCCTTCCTTGTATCTTGATTAGCCAAATAGTATTTCCTTTAAGGGGCCCAAATGTTTCACACAAATCACggtatatttttctattttttttataatttaaatatctAATTATTCAAATTGATTAATTATGGAGGCAATGTGCTATATAGAATCACAGTCTCTTTCTATATTTTTAAGAATACTTAAAGTTTtattaagagaagttttaaaaaatatcaattaaattttttactAGATAAACTAAAATTACACTTTgcctttcataatttttaaaattctaatttagTATTATGCTTTCATTTTAACCCATACTTTTCATTTTTCTTCATTGACTCCTCGAATACTAAACTCTGAAACTATAACATTGATTTAGATCAGTTCAAAGTGTATAAATTTTATACATAAATCTTATAAAAAATTTTTGGCCTTACTAACAAATTACTGTGCATGATCTattcaaaaattaattgaaattttataaataaaacaaaagattatttacttaaaaatataattaattatgaatattTATTTGTAAAGAGGAACAAATTTaaatcatgacatatcaaattgaatttattatatttagaaaactttaaataataatttgatccttaaaattttattaatatagtatttttcaaagacaCAAAACCTCCGTGAGAAGAAAATGCCATTCCAGCTTGTCCGCGGCCTGTCTCCGCGATCTCGTCTTCTGGAACGACGCCAGCCAATCAAATTCGTTGCATTTCTCCCCGTTTGTTCTCAATCACAGTTCATTTAGTTTGCCTCCCAAATGCCAGGAAATGAGACTGCGCTTAACGGGTGAGCCCAAGTTTAGCTACGTGCCCGACTCCTAGTGGCCCTTCGTCTCCATTTACCAACAGGGCGATATAGCGGATCTCAGGTAAAGCCTGCGCGTCTACTTAATTCATTGTCTTCAGTCCTCTCACCCACGTCTCCATCCCCGCTGCTATCGCTTCCCCCGTCCCTTTCTTTTCCCTGTCCTTTCTCTTTCTTTCGTGTTTATCGACTCCGGCTGCGGGGGACAGCGGTGAGATCCCGATTTGGGCTTCGATTCCTTGCGGGATCGATCGGCCGGCGTCGGAGTCGGGGACGGAGGCGTTATATTGGTGAGGACAGAGGCGAGATATGTCTTTCAATTTCACTGGCACGCAGCAGAAATGCAAGGTCTGCGATAAGACTGTCTACCTGATGGATCAGCTGACCGCCGATGGCGTCGTCTTCCACAAGTCCTGCTTCAAGTGCAAGCActgcaaaggaaccctcacggTGCCGTCGCTCGTCTccgtttgttttattttatttagctTTTTCTCCTCTGGGATTTGAGTTCATCTTCAGAATAACGTAACGTTTCTTGTATGATAGCCCGCGTAGAAGTAACGAGTTTGACTAAGCTAACCTCGTCTGATTTGACTCAATAATTGGGAAAATGTGGACTCATGATCAAAGATAGATGCCGCGAGTTTGTACTCGAGCTAGTTCTGCATCGATACTATTTGATATTCGGTTTTTATTTCAGACTGAAAGCGAAACAGTTTGACCTCCAAATCTGTTACAGTGCTACTAAATGTAATTCAAAGACATGTTTACTCTCTAAAACTTTTGCTACGAATTCTTGGTCATACGAATTAGTTTCCTTTCTAAATCTAttgcaacattttttttttttaattttttgatctaTTTTCTTATATGGAGCAAAAACTTGTTAGGGTTAATCTGATCTGGTAGAGTTTCCAGGTGCAGGAACAATATGACAAGACTTGAGATACGAACCAAATCTAGAACTATTATTTATGGACAGCATAGAACAACCAAGATAAATGTTCAAGTTAGAACTCAGAGTCCGCGCTGTGAATATTTAACAGCAAGGAGAAATTGCTGAATGCTGAGTGATACATTAATAGTATAGGGATAAAATGGAACTCCTAAGTCAGAAGATAGGCCGTGACACACATCTGTTTCCAGTTTATGTTGATAATGAAAGACATTTTGCATAATTGCTTTATCTACACTTTGGCCCCTTTGCCATTGTAAGTGTTGCCGCTGTATGGGAAGCTTACAAAGCTTCGTCTCCACTGGTTTACAATGCCCTTAGTTATGAGACAGTATTGTAGTGTTTGCTAATCATGTTTTTCAAGATGGGAATTCCCATGCTAAATTGGGTAAAATTTCTGTGATCCTTTTTATTTAGGGAATGCATGGAAACTGCAGAAGTAATGATTATTAAGTGGAATAGCTTGTCTGCTGTTTATTTTGCTCTATCTTTCTGCTTTAGTTCTTTAAGATAAAATAGATTGATCCATGATCCATCAATGCATTAATACAAACACTACAATATGATTATGTTacataactacaaataaaattcATATCTTGTAAGCAACCTTCAGGATACATTTTAGGATAGTCAGACATTTGAACATCAAGGTGATACGATCTGCAGAAGTTTCACTGCGAGTTGGGTTTGGATCTTATTTAATTCTTTTCCTTATCTCAGGATGTATTCCACGTCCCCAATCATAAGAGACgactttaataaataaaaatttaggcaCTGGTCTTTGTCATTCAATTTTACTTCTGGATCTCAAATCCATAGTTAGATGACTTATTGGTCACTGGTTAATGTCAAACTGTTCTGCAAAATTTGATTATCACTTATATTTACTTAACCAAGAAATtcttaattttgtttttttttccttttccttataacCTACAATATTAGTCTAATTGATGGTGtgattaattgcttgatgagcAAAGATATGTCGCTTCtatgtgataaaaaaaatttaaaaaataagcaaatatatatttataaatatatacagtataatttgaaattattatatttacttgaaAATTTGGAACTGAAAAAACAGTTACTTTTCTAATTACTTGTGCTAACCTTTCAGCTGAGTACATATTCATCGATGGAAGGTGTTCTGTATTGCAAGCCTCACTTTGAACAGCTCTTCAAGGAATCTGGCAACTTCAACAAGAATTTTCTGTCACGTGAGGGTTCATAATCAGTTAGAGCTAATCTGATAATACTTGCATATATACCTGAATTTTTGCTTGTTTTTCTGTTTTCAGCTGCAAAATCAGCTGATAAAGCTCCAGAACTGGTTAGTGAAATGTTCCTAATTACtaatttctaaacaaaaattcaaGTCGCTTATCCAGCTTGTTCATAGTCTAACCATTTTTGAATCACTATATAATGTGCCTATCGTATCTGTCATTCAGACTAGATCTCCCAGTAAAGCTGCCAGTATGTTCTCTGGGACACAAGAGAAATGTGCTACATGCCGGAAAACTGCATATCCTCTTGAGAAGGTTGAACCAAATTATACTTATTCCATTAGTTTTGCTTGTCTTATAGTCGAGTGTCACATTTAGTCTGAATTTAACAAGCTTTGCTAGTttattcaaatttcaaattatgaTTGATGACCATTT from Zingiber officinale cultivar Zhangliang chromosome 5B, Zo_v1.1, whole genome shotgun sequence encodes the following:
- the LOC121984218 gene encoding LIM domain-containing protein WLIM2b-like, with amino-acid sequence MSFNFTGTQQKCKVCDKTVYLMDQLTADGVVFHKSCFKCKHCKGTLTLSTYSSMEGVLYCKPHFEQLFKESGNFNKNFLSPAKSADKAPELTRSPSKAASMFSGTQEKCATCRKTAYPLEKVTVEGQAFHKSCFKCSHGGCSITPSNYAALEGILYCKHHFSQLFKEKGSYNHLIKSASMKRSPATAPDI